Proteins encoded in a region of the Halorussus sp. MSC15.2 genome:
- a CDS encoding PQQ-binding-like beta-propeller repeat protein, translated as MNFPKPVVSGDTVFVGGRSLSALRVGDGRERWSVEGEDRETFHGVAFADGTVFATTQYPETSGVTAVTSAGERQWRKTGLHRIQTPLVAGTAVYVPGNDMLVALDRSSGTERWTAETGSRPTGHPAVTDDVLYTAEGWDGLVARDRRNAFYEIPLQTPPRVRWRYEPDERAYPAPAVGDRGRVFVPETEEWYPNHDEGPGRFAALDADGSRRWTESGGTFGTSPVVADGTVFYKCGTNTEKKDMGEYIDSHSDARITAHDPADGTAHWTRTVEGFGDWQIAPVSDGHHLYVPLHDDIDERSALVALNAESGTTEWRRKLESPAYHLALAGETLFVSTEDGAVFALE; from the coding sequence CTGAACTTCCCGAAGCCGGTCGTTTCCGGCGATACGGTCTTCGTCGGCGGCCGGTCGCTCTCGGCGCTCCGAGTCGGCGACGGCCGCGAGCGCTGGTCGGTCGAGGGCGAGGACAGAGAGACGTTCCACGGTGTCGCGTTCGCCGACGGCACCGTCTTCGCGACGACACAGTACCCGGAGACGTCGGGCGTCACCGCGGTAACGTCGGCCGGTGAACGACAGTGGCGGAAGACGGGACTTCACCGGATTCAAACGCCGCTGGTGGCCGGAACAGCGGTCTACGTGCCGGGGAACGACATGCTCGTCGCGCTCGACAGGTCGTCGGGGACGGAACGGTGGACTGCGGAAACTGGCTCACGGCCCACCGGCCACCCCGCAGTGACGGACGACGTGCTCTACACGGCGGAGGGGTGGGACGGACTGGTCGCCCGCGACCGGCGCAACGCCTTCTACGAGATTCCGCTCCAGACACCGCCGCGCGTTCGGTGGCGGTACGAACCCGACGAGCGGGCGTACCCCGCGCCGGCGGTCGGCGACCGAGGGCGGGTGTTCGTCCCGGAGACCGAAGAGTGGTACCCCAATCACGACGAGGGACCGGGGAGATTCGCCGCCTTGGACGCCGACGGGTCGCGTCGCTGGACCGAGTCCGGCGGGACGTTCGGCACCTCTCCGGTGGTCGCCGACGGAACGGTCTTCTACAAGTGCGGGACGAACACCGAAAAGAAGGACATGGGCGAGTACATCGACAGTCACTCGGACGCCCGGATTACGGCTCACGACCCTGCCGACGGAACCGCTCACTGGACTCGTACCGTCGAGGGGTTCGGCGACTGGCAGATTGCGCCCGTCTCCGACGGCCACCACCTCTACGTCCCGCTTCACGACGACATCGACGAACGGAGTGCGCTGGTCGCGCTAAACGCCGAATCTGGGACGACAGAGTGGCGACGAAAACTGGAGTCGCCAGCCTATCACCTCGCACTGGCGGGCGAGACGTTGTTCGTCAGCACGGAGGACGGAGCGGTGTTCGCGCTGGAGTAG
- a CDS encoding DUF5797 family protein: MTLSDEARERLADLVELQPTKNAELQERWGLESGSEVHQYLENELKDYYYRDDNSLIRATNEAADLVDVEPGVVDDEESGAPSAIRVPELQQQVFSVVAGPDDESESVVSVLQKLRAEYDVDPEAEDVRSALQALRRKGVVEVVYRTVPTFKLSVERDEVDVSVSG, translated from the coding sequence ATGACTCTCTCGGATGAGGCCCGCGAGCGACTCGCCGACCTCGTGGAGCTACAGCCGACCAAGAACGCCGAACTGCAGGAGCGTTGGGGTCTCGAAAGCGGGAGCGAGGTCCACCAGTATCTCGAAAACGAACTCAAGGACTACTACTACCGCGACGACAACAGTCTCATCCGCGCGACCAACGAGGCCGCCGACCTCGTGGACGTGGAACCCGGCGTCGTGGACGACGAGGAGTCGGGCGCACCGTCGGCCATCCGAGTGCCCGAACTCCAACAGCAGGTGTTCTCGGTCGTGGCCGGTCCGGACGACGAGTCCGAGAGCGTGGTGTCGGTCCTCCAGAAACTGCGCGCGGAGTACGACGTGGACCCCGAAGCCGAGGACGTTCGGAGCGCGCTGCAGGCGCTCCGGCGGAAGGGCGTCGTCGAAGTCGTCTACCGGACCGTGCCGACGTTCAAACTGTCCGTCGAGCGCGACGAGGTGGACGTGTCGGTGTCGGGGTAG
- a CDS encoding MoaD/ThiS family protein, which produces MNVTIKLTGTLVARTGTHEARVAVPDDATVADVVDKLAEQYGPQVRAGVLDGQRLRSDTVVVRESFDSTETLSTGSSLENGDTVRFQLNV; this is translated from the coding sequence ATGAACGTCACTATCAAACTCACCGGTACCCTCGTCGCGCGCACCGGCACCCACGAGGCGCGCGTCGCTGTCCCCGACGACGCGACGGTCGCCGACGTGGTGGACAAACTCGCGGAGCAGTACGGCCCGCAGGTCCGCGCCGGGGTCCTCGACGGCCAGCGCCTGCGCTCGGACACCGTGGTCGTCCGCGAGTCGTTCGACTCCACCGAGACGCTCTCGACCGGCAGTTCGCTGGAGAACGGCGACACGGTGCGGTTCCAGTTGAACGTCTGA
- a CDS encoding dihydrodipicolinate synthase family protein, translated as MANHTSDSAETSDDGNAPSPGASDPLDIHGVVPPTVTAFDADESVDYDATAAHARFVVDRGAHGVFPLGTNGEFPLLTPDERDGAVEAVVEEIGDDAPVIAGVGAPSTRQTVAHAEHAERVGADGVVVVTPYYYPLDHEAAVSHYRAVAEVVDLPVYVYHIPSKTGNSLSLDTLDALADIENLVGLKDSSKDVPWLGQAIDAHPELTFLAGSDSLLFPGLEVGCSGMVSAVANAFPELVVELYEAYDDGDEERARELQSEVYDVRSALKRGPYMAGVKTALDVRDLGFDVGSLRSPLRTMDDEDREALRSDLSELDLL; from the coding sequence ATGGCGAACCACACATCCGACTCCGCGGAGACGTCCGACGACGGTAACGCACCCAGTCCCGGCGCGAGCGACCCCCTCGACATCCACGGGGTCGTCCCGCCGACCGTCACGGCGTTCGACGCGGACGAGTCGGTCGATTACGACGCGACGGCCGCCCACGCCCGATTCGTCGTGGACCGCGGCGCGCACGGCGTCTTCCCGCTCGGGACCAACGGCGAGTTCCCGCTGTTGACGCCCGACGAACGAGACGGCGCGGTCGAAGCGGTGGTCGAGGAAATCGGCGACGACGCGCCGGTCATCGCGGGCGTGGGCGCGCCGAGTACCCGTCAGACCGTCGCCCACGCCGAACACGCCGAGCGCGTGGGGGCGGACGGCGTAGTCGTCGTCACGCCGTACTACTATCCGCTGGACCACGAGGCCGCGGTCTCTCACTACCGAGCGGTCGCCGAGGTAGTGGACCTGCCGGTGTACGTCTATCACATCCCGAGCAAGACCGGTAACTCGCTGTCGCTCGACACGCTCGACGCGCTCGCCGACATCGAGAATCTAGTCGGACTCAAAGACTCCAGCAAGGACGTGCCGTGGCTCGGGCAGGCCATCGACGCCCATCCCGAACTGACGTTCCTCGCCGGGTCCGACTCGCTGCTGTTCCCCGGACTGGAAGTCGGCTGTTCGGGCATGGTGAGCGCCGTCGCCAACGCCTTCCCCGAACTGGTCGTCGAACTCTACGAGGCCTACGACGACGGCGACGAGGAACGCGCCCGCGAGTTGCAGAGCGAAGTGTACGACGTGCGCTCGGCGCTCAAGCGCGGTCCCTACATGGCCGGTGTCAAGACCGCGCTCGACGTGCGGGACCTCGGCTTCGACGTCGGTTCGCTCCGGAGTCCCCTCCGGACGATGGACGACGAGGACCGCGAGGCGCTGCGGAGCGACCTCTCGGAACTGGACCTGCTCTGA
- a CDS encoding mandelate racemase/muconate lactonizing enzyme family protein — translation MVRNYESLHDPNAEYTMRDLSAETMECGGTRGAGRDVEITDVQTTMIDGNFPWTLVRIYTDAGVVGTGEAYWGAGVPELIERMKPFVVGENPLDIDRLYEHLIQKMSGEGSIEGVTVTAISGIEIALHDLAGKILDVPAYQLLGGKYRDEVRVYCDCHAGEEADPESNADEAERVVEELGYDALKFDLDVPSGHEKDRANRHLRNPEIQHKVDIVEAVTERVGDRADVAFDCHWTFSAGSAKRLASALEEYDIWWLEDPVPPENHDVQKNVTHSTTTPIAAGENVYRKHGQRRLIEEQAVDLIAPDMPKTGGMRETRKIADMADTYYIPVAMHNVSSPVATMASAHVGASIPNALAVEYHSYQLGWWEDLVEEDVIENGHIEIPEKPGLGVTLDMDVVEENMVEGEELFDEA, via the coding sequence ATGGTTCGAAACTACGAGTCGCTCCACGACCCGAACGCCGAGTACACGATGCGGGACCTCTCGGCGGAGACGATGGAGTGCGGCGGAACGCGGGGCGCGGGCCGCGACGTAGAGATTACCGACGTCCAGACGACGATGATAGACGGTAACTTCCCGTGGACGCTCGTCCGAATCTACACCGACGCCGGCGTCGTCGGGACCGGCGAGGCCTACTGGGGCGCGGGCGTCCCGGAACTCATCGAGCGGATGAAACCCTTCGTCGTCGGCGAGAACCCGCTGGACATCGACCGCCTCTACGAGCATCTGATTCAGAAGATGTCGGGCGAGGGGTCCATCGAGGGCGTGACCGTCACCGCCATCTCGGGCATCGAAATCGCGCTCCACGACCTCGCGGGCAAGATTCTGGACGTGCCGGCGTATCAGCTTCTCGGCGGCAAGTACCGCGACGAGGTCCGAGTCTACTGCGACTGTCACGCGGGCGAGGAGGCCGACCCCGAGTCGAACGCCGACGAGGCCGAGCGCGTGGTCGAGGAACTGGGCTACGACGCGCTCAAGTTCGACCTCGACGTCCCCTCGGGCCACGAGAAGGACCGCGCGAACCGCCACCTCCGCAACCCCGAGATTCAGCACAAGGTGGACATCGTGGAGGCCGTCACCGAGCGCGTCGGCGACCGGGCCGACGTGGCGTTCGACTGCCACTGGACGTTCTCGGCGGGCAGCGCCAAGCGCCTCGCCAGCGCGCTCGAAGAGTACGACATCTGGTGGCTCGAAGACCCCGTCCCGCCGGAGAACCACGACGTGCAGAAGAACGTGACTCACTCCACGACCACGCCCATCGCGGCGGGCGAGAACGTCTACCGCAAGCACGGTCAGCGCCGCCTCATCGAGGAGCAGGCCGTGGACCTCATCGCGCCCGACATGCCCAAGACCGGCGGGATGCGCGAGACCCGGAAGATAGCGGACATGGCCGACACCTACTACATCCCGGTCGCCATGCACAACGTCTCCTCGCCTGTGGCGACGATGGCCTCCGCGCACGTCGGGGCGTCCATCCCGAACGCGCTGGCGGTCGAGTACCACAGCTACCAACTCGGCTGGTGGGAGGACCTCGTGGAGGAGGACGTCATCGAGAACGGCCACATCGAGATTCCCGAAAAGCCGGGCCTCGGCGTGACCCTCGACATGGACGTCGTCGAGGAGAACATGGTCGAAGGCGAGGAACTGTTTGACGAGGCGTAG
- a CDS encoding enoyl-CoA hydratase/isomerase family protein translates to MSDWETISLDSDGDVTTLTVDRPDRLNALNVETLEAIDEALDVAESEGTGALVLTGAGDDAFVAGADISYMQDLTTPEAQAYAELGHRVADKIERFPAPVVAAINGYAFGGGCELALACDLRVASEDAVIGQTEIDLGIIPGWGGTQRLPRLVGDELARRLVFFGERIDAQDADEHGLVGEVVAADQLDDHVEELAADLAAKPTYALAAAKEALNQAHQTSQEAGLRYERRLWSGLFGTHDQREGMAAFLDDRDPDFE, encoded by the coding sequence ATGTCCGACTGGGAGACCATCAGCCTCGACTCCGACGGCGACGTGACGACCCTGACGGTGGACCGTCCCGACCGACTCAACGCGCTCAACGTCGAGACCCTCGAAGCCATCGACGAGGCGCTCGACGTGGCCGAGAGCGAGGGCACGGGCGCGCTCGTTCTCACCGGCGCGGGCGACGACGCGTTCGTCGCCGGGGCGGACATCAGCTACATGCAGGACCTTACGACGCCCGAGGCGCAGGCCTACGCCGAGTTGGGCCACCGGGTCGCCGACAAAATCGAGCGGTTCCCCGCACCCGTCGTGGCGGCCATCAACGGCTACGCCTTCGGCGGCGGGTGCGAACTCGCGCTGGCCTGCGACCTCCGGGTCGCCAGCGAGGACGCGGTCATCGGCCAGACCGAAATCGACCTCGGCATCATCCCCGGGTGGGGCGGCACTCAGCGTCTCCCCCGACTCGTCGGCGACGAACTCGCGCGCCGCCTCGTCTTCTTCGGCGAGCGCATCGACGCGCAGGACGCCGACGAACACGGACTCGTCGGCGAAGTCGTCGCCGCCGACCAACTCGACGACCACGTCGAAGAACTCGCGGCCGACCTCGCGGCCAAGCCGACCTACGCGCTGGCCGCCGCCAAGGAGGCGCTGAATCAGGCCCACCAGACCAGTCAGGAGGCGGGCCTGCGCTACGAGCGCCGCCTCTGGAGCGGACTGTTCGGCACTCACGACCAGCGAGAGGGGATGGCGGCGTTCCTCGACGACCGGGACCCCGACTTCGAGTAG
- a CDS encoding HAD family hydrolase has translation MERYDQLYRLYDEFDAETLRALQDFVDLFPPVDSRVTLEHWQEVGDDLADRKAEIRAAFPAAGETFSELAARASRDQAFTALDLHAKYDRGVNVLVLDVDETLRSAGGTDNEIPRETLHLLTEFHETGTPIVVCTGQTLENVKGFLIQGLGNELVHSGDLSIVYEAGTGVFTPGHGADTKRLLYDDLDDDVRTIFDTVRSRVLSDAPEELRRGCHLQGNEFNVTLKPNFETGSDDAREVIDRALVYELDLLGDAVVEEVGGDSEDANESAGRASDWARAYYAEQDPEIRGVLESEGATPDCSPDDVPEPIRDTFERIDVAYYEADAAEIGSLELNKVVGVETAFEVLGIDDPFAAVLGDSKSDLRVMKWVAENDAGIAAAPEHASRDVLDHVIRTDELVFDRGKAGDVFRTIFALNRLANLG, from the coding sequence ATGGAGCGGTACGACCAACTCTATCGACTCTACGACGAATTCGACGCCGAGACCCTCCGGGCGTTGCAGGACTTCGTGGACCTGTTTCCCCCCGTGGACTCGCGGGTCACCCTCGAACACTGGCAGGAAGTCGGCGACGACCTCGCCGACCGCAAGGCCGAGATTCGGGCGGCGTTCCCCGCGGCCGGCGAGACGTTCTCGGAACTCGCCGCCCGCGCGTCCCGCGACCAAGCGTTCACCGCCCTCGACCTCCACGCCAAGTACGACCGCGGCGTGAACGTCCTCGTCCTCGACGTGGACGAGACCCTGCGCTCGGCGGGCGGCACCGACAACGAGATTCCTCGGGAGACACTCCACCTCCTGACCGAGTTCCACGAGACCGGGACGCCCATCGTGGTCTGCACGGGCCAGACGCTGGAGAACGTCAAGGGATTCCTGATTCAGGGACTGGGCAACGAACTCGTCCATTCAGGCGACCTCTCCATCGTCTACGAGGCCGGGACGGGCGTGTTCACGCCGGGCCACGGCGCGGACACCAAGCGGTTGCTCTACGACGACCTCGACGACGACGTGCGGACCATCTTCGACACGGTCCGCTCGCGGGTCCTCTCTGACGCGCCCGAGGAACTGCGCCGAGGGTGTCACCTGCAGGGCAACGAGTTCAACGTCACGCTCAAGCCCAACTTCGAGACCGGGAGCGACGACGCCCGGGAGGTCATCGACCGCGCGCTGGTCTACGAACTCGACCTGCTCGGCGACGCCGTCGTCGAGGAAGTCGGCGGTGATTCCGAGGACGCGAACGAGAGCGCCGGGAGAGCGAGCGACTGGGCGCGGGCCTACTACGCCGAGCAGGACCCCGAAATCAGGGGCGTCCTCGAAAGCGAGGGCGCGACGCCCGACTGCAGTCCCGACGACGTTCCCGAACCGATACGCGACACCTTCGAGCGCATCGACGTCGCCTACTACGAGGCCGACGCGGCCGAAATCGGGAGCCTCGAACTCAACAAGGTCGTGGGGGTCGAGACCGCCTTCGAGGTGCTGGGCATCGACGACCCCTTCGCGGCCGTCCTCGGCGACAGCAAGAGCGACCTCCGCGTGATGAAGTGGGTCGCCGAGAACGACGCGGGCATCGCGGCCGCTCCCGAACACGCATCCCGGGACGTGCTGGACCACGTCATCCGGACCGACGAGTTGGTCTTCGACCGCGGGAAGGCCGGGGACGTGTTCCGGACCATCTTCGCGCTGAACCGACTGGCGAATTTGGGGTGA
- a CDS encoding HalOD1 output domain-containing protein produces the protein MFGSEVDAISERLVEKLARREGTTPAELHPPLYEVVDLEALDAVFASLHGGTTRNAGGRVEFEYEGYRVRVEDDETIVVDELEDS, from the coding sequence ATGTTCGGGAGCGAGGTTGACGCTATCAGCGAGCGACTGGTCGAGAAACTGGCTCGACGAGAGGGCACGACCCCCGCCGAACTGCATCCGCCGCTGTACGAGGTCGTCGATTTGGAAGCGTTAGACGCCGTGTTCGCCTCCCTCCACGGCGGGACGACTCGCAACGCCGGTGGACGCGTCGAGTTCGAGTACGAGGGGTATCGAGTTCGGGTCGAAGACGACGAGACCATCGTCGTCGACGAGTTGGAGGACTCCTGA
- a CDS encoding Lrp/AsnC family transcriptional regulator: MDTYELDEVDKGILYHLQQDARNSTSTEMAGELDIAASTVRNRLARMEDEGVIERYIPQLDYEKAGFQLRVLFTCTAPDEPENFGQDVLEQEGVIAVRELLAGTENLHVEAVGTDTDQLTEIADSLREMGLEIVRSDILKAQLHQPFNHFGVSAVTDDEGD; the protein is encoded by the coding sequence ATGGATACCTACGAACTCGACGAGGTCGATAAGGGGATTCTCTACCATCTCCAACAGGACGCGCGTAACAGCACCAGTACCGAGATGGCCGGTGAGTTGGACATCGCCGCCAGCACCGTCCGGAATCGACTGGCCCGCATGGAGGACGAGGGCGTCATCGAGCGCTACATCCCGCAACTCGACTACGAGAAGGCCGGTTTCCAACTCCGTGTGCTGTTCACCTGCACGGCACCCGACGAACCAGAGAACTTCGGTCAGGACGTTCTCGAACAGGAAGGCGTCATCGCGGTGCGCGAACTGCTCGCCGGTACCGAGAATCTCCACGTCGAGGCGGTGGGGACGGACACCGACCAACTGACCGAAATCGCGGACTCGCTCCGCGAGATGGGGTTGGAAATCGTGCGGTCGGACATCCTGAAAGCGCAACTCCACCAACCCTTCAACCACTTCGGCGTCTCGGCGGTTACGGACGACGAAGGCGATTGA